The following are encoded in a window of Amaranthus tricolor cultivar Red isolate AtriRed21 chromosome 2, ASM2621246v1, whole genome shotgun sequence genomic DNA:
- the LOC130805558 gene encoding uncharacterized protein LOC130805558: protein MTRSTNKQPLLFDPEVEATARRTHASAKKRRAEARKQAQQASQSLDMAGQAPERTLRQSTQPKASNVTAGIRMPTTNAGNFDIKSHVMNMITGNQFYGLDNEEPVDHLQKFLQACSLQKIIGMTDDELYLYLFRFSLAGKAQRWYNSLPNTITTWAQLSDAFLVKYYPGYKTHDYRVKLYSFSQDAGETFHDAWERFKDYQYMCPHHGIEKEFLMQSFYNGLDNETKRMVDGAAGGSFMNKQTSEAISLLDTLAENQWNSSSRRAAQAPRKGKHEVETYSLLSSQISALNAKIDGMRMNANTSMPVNAMATSSQGGVACDYCGVHGHSLMECSVNPNGAMGVPEQVNAFQARPPFNNNSYYPGIRNHPNLSYRSNNVLNPQQQHFPPQAPQQHYGQHQQYQPNQGPPGFQRPPQGHQQQHFQNQQPQSELGELKNMMAQMAKQLEQLGTHNKMLETQVAQLAASSSSRQAGALPGQPTQPHGKETANAITTRSGLSYDEPPMPHNEESNSKEVGIPEVVIDEAPSEAVHEKEKAKEEALQVPPITLPFPNRQVKSKLDKQFGKFLEVVKNLQVTVPFTELITQVPAYAKFMKDILTRKRAFSEVETVAFTEQCSALLQNKSPPKLKDPGSFSIPCHIGTLFIDKALCDLEASI from the exons ATGACCAGGAGTACCAACAAGCAAcctttgctttttgatcctgagGTTGAGGCAACTGCTCGTAGAACACACGCAAGTGCAAAGAAAAGGAGGGCGGAGGCTCGTAAACAAGCTCAACAAGCCTCTCAATCTCTTGACATGGCAGGTCAGGCTCCTGAGAGAACTCTTAGGCAGTCTACACAGCCCAAGGCTAGCAATGTTACCGCGGGGATTAGGATGCCGACTACTAATGCTGGAAACTTTGACATCAAATCCCATGTTATGAATATGATCACGGGAAATCAGTTCTATGGCCTTGACAATGAAGAACCCGTCGATCATCTGCAGAAATTCCTTCAAGCATGTTCTCTACAAAAGATTATTGGGATGACTGACGACGAGCTCTACTTGTACCTCTTTCGTTTCTCTTTAGCAGGCAAGGCTCAACGTTGGTATAACTCTCTTCCCAACACCATTACTACTTGGGCGCAACTGTCTGATGCTTTTCTAGTGAAGTATTATCCCGGTTATAAGACTCACGACTACAGAGTTAAGCTCTATAGTTTCTCACAAGATGCGGGGGAGACTTTTCATGATGCGTGGGAGAGATTCAAAGATTACCAATATATGTGCCCTCATCACGGTATAGAGAAGGAATTTCTTATGCAATCTTTTTATAATGGTCTTGATAATGAGACTAAGAGGATGGTAGATGGTGCGGCTGGCGGCtctttcatgaacaaacaaacttCTGAGGCTATTTCACTCTTGGATACTCTTGCTGAAAATCAATGGAATAGCTCATCTAGGCGCGCAGCTCAAGCACCAAGGAAGGGGAAGCATGAAGTTGAAACTTATTCCCTTCTATCATCACAAATCTCAGCTTTGAATGCGAAAATTGATGGGATGCGCATGAATGCTAATACATCTATGCCCGTCAATGCTATGGCTACCTCTAGCCAAGGTGGAGTTGCTTGTGATTATTGCGGTGTGCATGGTCATTCTCTAATGGAGTGTTCCGTTAATCCCAATGGAGCTATGGGGGTGCCAGAGCAAGTCAATGCTTTTCAAGCTCGTCCTCCTTTCAACAACAATAGCTACTATCCTGGAATTCGGAATCATCCTAACCTGTCATATCGCAGTAACAATGTGTTAAATCCTCAACAACAACATTTTCCACCACAAGCACCACAACAACATTATGGGCAACATCAGCAATATCAGCCCAATCAAGGACCACCCGGTTTCCAAAGGCCTCCTCAAGGCCATCAACAGCAGCATTTTCAGAACCAACAACCCCAATCCGAATTGGGGGAGTTGAAAAACATGATGGCCCAAATGGCCAAACAGCTTGAGCAACTCGGTACTCACAATAAAATGCTTGAAACTCAAGTTGCTCAATTGGCTGCATCTAGCTCCTCTAGACAAGCAGGAGCATTGCCCGGCCAACCCACTCAACCACATGGCAAGGAGACCGCCAATGCAATCACTACAAGGAGCGGGTTGAGTTATGATGAGCCGCCCATGCCTCACAATGAAGAGTCAAATTCGAAAGAAGTGGGCATTCCTGAAGTGGTTATTGATGAAGCACCTTCTGAGGCAGTGCACGAGAAAGAGAAAGCAAAAGAAGAGGCATTGCAAGTGCCTCCCATCACACTTCCTTTTCCCAACCGCCAAGTAAAGAGCAAGCTTGACAAACAATTCGGTAAGTTCTTGGAGGTAGTTAAGAATTTGCAGGTAACAGTTCCTTTTACTGAATTAATCACACAAGTGCCTGCTTATGCTAAATTCATGAAGGACATATTGACTAGGAAAAGAGCCTTTAGTGAGGTGGAAACAGTTGCTTTTACTGAACAATGTAGTGCTTTGCTACAAAACAAATCCCCTCCAAAACTGAAAGATCCTGGTAGTTTCTCCATCCCCTGTCACATTGGGACACTGTTTATTGATAAAGCTTTATGTGATTTAGAAGCTAGT ATCTAA